AACTTTTAAAAGAAGCCGGGCTTTGAGAGAAAAAATCCTAATAAGTGCTTGCCTGGTTGGCATAAATTGTAAATTTAACGGCGAAAATAATCTTTTAAATAAAGATCTTTTAGATGAAATTTCAAAGAGGTTTCATCTGCTTTTTGTTTGTCCTGAAGTTTACGGTGGACTTAGCACGCCAAGGGAACCGGCTGAGATGAAAAATGGTGCGGTTGTTTGTAAATTTTCAGGTAAAGATGTGAGTGAAAATTTCAAAAATGGAGCAGAAATTTGCCTAAGGATAGCCAAACTAAATGGTTGCAAAAAGGCTATTTTAAAATCAAAAAGTCCAAGTTGTGGAAGTGGGCAAATTTATGATGGAAGCTTTAGTAAGAGGCTTATTTTAGGCGATGGCATCACAGCAAAACTGCTAAAAGAAAATGAAATTTTAGTTTACAGCGAAGATGAGATAGTAGGGCTTGATGTTTGATAGGCTAAAAGACAACATTATACTTGAGGTGATTTTTAAATATATCATCTTGTTGCTACTTTTTATCTGTGTGATCGGTCTTTTTATGAGTGGCGTTCTTTTCTTAAATGGGGAGATGAGTGAAAATTCTCTGAATTTACATATTTTCTTTGGCTTTAGTTTGGTTTTTTTGACGATTGTCCATAGTTATGTTAAGAAGAAAAAGTTAAAGAAGCTAAGTCTTGAGTTTAAAAATATCTTGAATCACAAGCCAGTGCAGATGGACTGCAATACAACTAGGTTTTTAAACGCTCTAAATGATGTAAAAGTGGGCGAGCTTTCAAAGAAATTTGGCTCTGATATTGTAGAAATTTTAAGGTCAAATGACATAAAAGTAAAAAACGAGAATGAGACGATGAAACAAATTTGTAAAAACAACGATGAAAAGATGTTTTATGTTTTTGTTTTGATTGTAGAAGCTATTTTTAAGAATAAGGAAAAAAATTGAAAAAGGGCATATTTTTAGCATTTAGTGTTGCTTTGTTTTTGGGATGTTCACAGACCCAGTCAAAGCCAAGTGTGCAAAATTCTTTACCAGATGAAAATGTATATAAGCCAAATGAACGCATTAGTTTGCTTGATTTTGAAATGAAGCAAGATGCCTCGTCGCTACCGCAAAATATGCAAAGTGCAAGCTTTGACCAAGAGGAAATTTTAAAAAGAAGGTTTAAGGTTTTTACATTAAGGGGCATAAAATTTAATCCAAACGATGTTTTTTGGGCATTTAATATATATAAACCAAGCGAAAAGAGAAAGTATTTTGGCTCAAATTTTAGAGAGATCCCACAAAGCTGGTTTGACGCACAAAAGGACAATGCAAATTTTTCAGCTCTTTCAAGCATCTCTGCATATGCTTTAACTTCGGCAAACACAGCTTTAAGAAATTTTCCAACCGATGAGCCGATATTTTTAAATCCGCAAACTCCAGGTGAGGGCTATCCGTTTGATTATCTGCAAGAATCAACCCTAAGCATCGCTCACCCACTTTTTGTCTCACATCTTTCTAAAGATAGGGCATGGGCGTTTGTTAGTGATGATGCGGTTTGGGGCTGGGTAAAGGTCGAGGATATAAAATTTATAAGCGATGATGAGGCAAATGCCTATCAAAAATCAAGTTTTGTAACTATAAAAACGGACAAGATGCCAGTTTATGATAAGGCTGGAAATTTCTTATTTTACTCAAGGGTTGGGGCGATACTTCCTGTTTTGGCACAGGATAATAAAAACTACTACGGCAAAATTTATGTAAGAAATCTCTTGAGAGAATTTGTGTTGCCAAAGTCTGTTGGCGCTCTTTTTCCTCTTAAATTTAATGACTCAAATCTAAAAACACTTATTAGCTCCCTTCTTACTCAGCCTTATGGCTGGGGTGGGGTCGATAAGCTAAGGGATTGCTCGCTTTTTACCAAAG
The DNA window shown above is from Campylobacter concisus and carries:
- a CDS encoding DUF523 domain-containing protein; its protein translation is MREKILISACLVGINCKFNGENNLLNKDLLDEISKRFHLLFVCPEVYGGLSTPREPAEMKNGAVVCKFSGKDVSENFKNGAEICLRIAKLNGCKKAILKSKSPSCGSGQIYDGSFSKRLILGDGITAKLLKENEILVYSEDEIVGLDV
- a CDS encoding chemotaxis protein — encoded protein: MFDRLKDNIILEVIFKYIILLLLFICVIGLFMSGVLFLNGEMSENSLNLHIFFGFSLVFLTIVHSYVKKKKLKKLSLEFKNILNHKPVQMDCNTTRFLNALNDVKVGELSKKFGSDIVEILRSNDIKVKNENETMKQICKNNDEKMFYVFVLIVEAIFKNKEKN